From one Branchiostoma floridae strain S238N-H82 chromosome 3, Bfl_VNyyK, whole genome shotgun sequence genomic stretch:
- the LOC118412112 gene encoding uncharacterized protein LOC118412112 — protein MGNFYSQEEKAPLDVTDVDDPKDKDFGNYDFPFENLVIEGGGARGVAYVGALRVLETAGILQNIKRVAGVSAGAITATFVALGLSCADVAEQAEVDLGKILLSGGYLQTLVKPVNLYWRYGWETGDGFSTFFGGILEKFTRKDGRPGNPDITFKQLYNMSGIELCIVVTNLDQMTEEYFHVKTTPNFSIRKAVRMSMSIPGLFQPVLNGYHGNQDYYVDGGVICNYPIHAFDGWWLSMGEEDSFFHRLDDLAHLSRSFHRSNRFEPVNPKTIGLMLYSDDDIEQHQQVLCDRLTQEERLYEKKRPDTKAAREYQDKRTVETVEAMENRKKIRGLIDKFLTILKAQNKDHTSTVSREELHGALAEAGKNSLTDKEKEKLFGEAYSVDQLFDQMDANKDGELTFQEVHQFFTNRGFSWLTRSMEEKRQHVSSLTDYTLKYMDLLGFLGKKVYSKVDDMERTIGVDSDYVKTTEFELENEDKMFLFQRGATGARAFLRTYIAKNNLKPAKSAGKRRWKNLQRHVLFAPRQRKVAKP, from the exons ATGGGGAATTTCTACTCACAAGAAGAGAAGGCACCATTGGACGTGACAGATGTAGACGACCCAAAGGACAAGGACTTTGGAAACTATGACTTTCCGTTCGAGAACCTGGTTATAGAGGGAGGTGGGGCCAGAGGAGTGGCTTATGTTGGAGCGCTGCGG GTCCTGGAGACTGCAGGAATCCTCCAGAACATCAAAAGAGTTGCCGGTGTGAGTGCGGGAGCCATCACTGCCACGTTCGTGGCGCTGGGACTCAGCTGCGCGGATGTGGCAGAGCAGGCTGAGGTGGATCTGGGCAAGATTCTCCTCTCCG GAGGCTACCTACAGACCCTGGTCAAACCCGTCAATCTGTACTGGCGGTATGGGTGGGAAACTGGAGACGGATTCTCTACGTTCTTTGGAGGCATCCTGGAGAAGTTCACCCGTAAAGATGGCCGCCCCGGGAACCCAGATATCACCTTTAAGCAG CTGTACAACATGAGTGGAATAGAACTCTGCATTGTGGTGACGAACTTGGACCAGATGACAGAAGAATACTTCCACGTCAAGACCACCCCGAACTTCTCCATCCGCAAGGCTGTCAGGATGTCCATGTCCATTCCAG GACTGTTCCAGCCAGTGTTGAATGgctaccatggcaaccaggATTACTACGTTGATGGGGGTGTGATCTGTAACTACCCAATACACGCCTTCGATG GCTGGTGGCTCTCCATGGGGGAAGAGGACTCGTTCTTCCATAGACTTGATGACCTTGCCCATCTCAGTAGGAGCTTCCACCGTTCTAACCGCTTCGAGCCCGTCAACCCGAAAACGATCGGACTCATGTTG TATTCCGATGACGACATTGAGCAGCACCAGCAAGTTCTCTGTGATCGTCTAACGCAGGAAGAAAGACTGTATGAGAAAAAGAGGCCTGACACCAAGGCAGCCAG GGAGTACCAAGACAAGAGGACCGTTGAGACAGTCGAGGCCATGGAGAACAGGAAGAAAATCCGGGGCCTCATCGACAAGTTTCTGACAATTCTGAAGGCCCAGAACAAAGACCACACCTCAACTGTCAGTAGGGAGGAACTACACGGGGCTTTAGCAGAG GCAGGAAAGAATTCTCTGACTGATAAAGAAAAGGAGAAGCTCTTTGGGGAAGCATACTCCGTAGACCAACTCTTCGATCAAATGGACGCTAACAAAGATGGAGAG CTGACCTTCCAGGAGGTTCACCAGTTCTTTACCAACAGAGGCTTCAGCTGGCTGACCCGGAGTATGGAGGAGAAGAGGCAGCACGTCTCCAGTCTCACGGACTACACCCTGAAGTACATGGATCTCCTCGGATTCCTCGGGAAGAAAGTGTACAGCAAG GTTGACGACATGGAGAGGACCATTGGAGTGGACAGTGACTATGTGAAGACAACTGAATTCGAGCTGGAGAACGAGGATAAGATGTTCCTCTTTCAG CGAGGAGCCACCGGTGCTCGAGCGTTCCTGCGGACGTACATCGCAAAGAACAACCTGAAGCCTGCAAAATCTGCCGGGAAACGGCGTTGGAAGAACCTACAGCGTCACGTGCTGTTCGCTCCGCGGCAGAGAAAAGTTGCCAAGCCGTAG
- the LOC118412114 gene encoding uncharacterized protein LOC118412114, translating to MFRHVKHIFCPQAGNNSLTSKQKEKLFGNTYSVDQLFDQMDANKDGELTFQEVHEFFTNRGFRWMTRSMEEKRQRVSGLKEYTLKYMDILGVLGKKVYNKVRREN from the exons ATGTTTCGTCATGTCAAACATATTTTCTGCCCACAGGCAGGAAACAACTCTCTGACTAGTAAACAAAAGGAGAAGCTCTTTGGGAACACATACTCCGTAGACCAACTCTTCGATCAAATGGACGCTAACAAAGATGGAGAG CTGACCTTCCAGGAGGTTCATGAGTTCTTCACCAACAGAGGTTTCAGATGGATGACCCGGAGTATGGAAGAGAAGAGGCAGCGAGTCTCCGGTCTCAAGGAATACACCCTGAAGTACATGGATATCCTCGGAGTTCTCGGGAAGAAAGTGTACAACAAGGTACGCAGAGAAAACTAG
- the LOC118412116 gene encoding choline monooxygenase, chloroplastic-like yields MQECIGKADGDDSVKRQRIGTKAVYSCIYPNLLVNRYGPWLDINIVLPLGPDRSLMIYDFYLKETFENEMSKTELANFIDQSLQGSDQV; encoded by the exons ATGCAG GAGTGCATTGGCAAAGCAGACGGCGATGATAGTGTAAAGCGTCAGCGCATTGGGACGAAGGCGGTGTACTCCTGTATCTATCCGAACCTGCTGGTTAACAG GTATGGTCCCTGGTTGGACATCAACATCGTGCTTCCCCTGGGGCCTGACCGCTCTCTGATGATTTATGACTTCTACCTGAAAGAGACATTCGAGAACGAGATGAGCAAAACAGAG TTGGCAAACTTCATCGACCAGAGCCTTCAGGGCAGTGACCAGGTGTAG
- the LOC118412113 gene encoding hematopoietic prostaglandin D synthase-like codes for MAPKYRLVYFNIRGRAELTRLLFAAADLQYEDQRFEFSSDQWKELKPKTPMGQLPLLYVDDVPLCQSTTIARYVARTTGLAGKTPLDEAKADMIVDGLDDLAKKLLAVFNEKDEEKKAELQKELAGGFLPQFLGNYEKLASAEGFFVGGSLTWADLAFFNMIGWVTPMNPAVLDGFSNLAKVMDNVQSQQGVARWLKERPQTKM; via the exons ATGGCACCGAAATACAG GTTGGTGTACTTTAACATCCGGGGGAGAGCCGAGCTGACCCGGCTGCTGTTCGCAGCGGCAGACCTACAGTACGAGGACCAGCGCTTCGAGTTCAGCTCGGACCAATGGAAGGAGCTCAAGCCAA AGACTCCCATGGGCCAGCTGCCGCTTCTGTACGTTGATGACGTCCCCCTCTGCCAGAGTACGACTATCGCTCGGTACGTCGCCAGGACAACAG GTCTGGCCGGAAAGACTCCTCTGGACGAGGCTAAAGCAGACATGATTGTAGACGGACTGGACGATCTGGCAAAGAAACTGCTGGCAGTGTTCAATGAGAAAGACGAGGAAAAGAAG GCGGAGCTCCAGAAGGAGTTGGCAGGAGGGTTCCTGCCACAGTTCCTCGGGAACTACGAGAAGTTAGCCAGCGCGGAGGGATTCTTCGTCGGTGGTTCG CTGACCTGGGCCGACCTCGCGTTCTTCAACATGATTGGCTGGGTGACGCCCATGAACCCCGCCGTACTGGACGGGTTTTCCAACCTCGCCAAGGTCATGGACAACGTGCAGTCCCAACAGGGGGTCGCTAGGTGGCTCAAGGAGCGCCCGCAGACCAAAATGTAG